Proteins from a single region of Paramormyrops kingsleyae isolate MSU_618 chromosome 9, PKINGS_0.4, whole genome shotgun sequence:
- the ncoa7a gene encoding nuclear receptor coactivator 7 isoform X1, which yields MGVAYSIREVDHLYTVFVPWSLNVNGKETRRRKLISVEEDPLNLMDSLFSEPINKSWEIITVHETKQWQSVCSSEEEEPHGDDLEDLLLPELIDRSDLLGEIQCQKLANHLPARTQGNPWRLAYSTAVHGTSLRTLYRYLSSLDSPVLLVIKDMGNQVFGAFSSHPFRVSSCCYGTGETFLFSFSPDLKVFRWSGENSYFVRGHWDSLQIGAGGGCFGLWLDADLCRGSSFPCQTFNNQPLSSKKDFTVQDLEVWTFSSREI from the exons ATGGGCGTCGCATACAGCATTCGAGA AGTGGACCACCTGTACACTGTCTTTGTCCCGTGGTCACTGAACGTGAATGGAAAAGAGACTAGACGAAGAAAGCTCATCTCAGTGGAGGAAGATCCATTAAACCTGATGGACAGCCTCTTCAGCGAGCCCATCAACAAGAGCTGGGAG ATCATCACGGTCCATGAGACAAAGCAGTGGCAGAGTGTATGCAGCTCTGAAGAGGAGGAACCTCACGGGGACGACTTGGAGGACTTGCTTCTTCCAGAGCTGATTGACCGCAGCGACCTGCTGGGTGAAATACAGTGTCAGAAG CTAGCCAATCACCTGCCAGCACGGACTCAGGGGAACCCATGGCGACTGGCCTACAGCACAGCTGTACATGGTACAAGTCTGAGAACACTCTACAGATATCTGTCTTCACTGGACAGCCCTGTACTGCTCGTTATCAAGGACATGGGCAATCAG GTGTTCGGCGCCTTCTCCTCTCACCCCTTCAGAGTCAGCAGCTGCTGCTACGGCACAGGAGAAACGTTCCTGTTCAGCTTCAGCCCTGATTTGAAG GTGTTCCGCTGGAGTGGGGAGAACTCTTACTTTGTGAGGGGCCACTGGGACTCTCTGCAAATAGGAGCGGGAGG GGGGTGCTTTGGCTTGTGGCTGGATGCTGATCTATGCCGCGGTTCCAGCTTCCCTTGCCAAACCTTCAACAACCAGCCTCTCTCCTCCAAAAAAGACTTCACAGTCCAGGACCTGGAAGTGTGGACCTTCAGTTCGAGAGAGATTTGA
- the ncoa7a gene encoding nuclear receptor coactivator 7 isoform X2, whose amino-acid sequence MYRVDHLYTVFVPWSLNVNGKETRRRKLISVEEDPLNLMDSLFSEPINKSWEIITVHETKQWQSVCSSEEEEPHGDDLEDLLLPELIDRSDLLGEIQCQKLANHLPARTQGNPWRLAYSTAVHGTSLRTLYRYLSSLDSPVLLVIKDMGNQVFGAFSSHPFRVSSCCYGTGETFLFSFSPDLKVFRWSGENSYFVRGHWDSLQIGAGGGCFGLWLDADLCRGSSFPCQTFNNQPLSSKKDFTVQDLEVWTFSSREI is encoded by the exons ATGTACAG AGTGGACCACCTGTACACTGTCTTTGTCCCGTGGTCACTGAACGTGAATGGAAAAGAGACTAGACGAAGAAAGCTCATCTCAGTGGAGGAAGATCCATTAAACCTGATGGACAGCCTCTTCAGCGAGCCCATCAACAAGAGCTGGGAG ATCATCACGGTCCATGAGACAAAGCAGTGGCAGAGTGTATGCAGCTCTGAAGAGGAGGAACCTCACGGGGACGACTTGGAGGACTTGCTTCTTCCAGAGCTGATTGACCGCAGCGACCTGCTGGGTGAAATACAGTGTCAGAAG CTAGCCAATCACCTGCCAGCACGGACTCAGGGGAACCCATGGCGACTGGCCTACAGCACAGCTGTACATGGTACAAGTCTGAGAACACTCTACAGATATCTGTCTTCACTGGACAGCCCTGTACTGCTCGTTATCAAGGACATGGGCAATCAG GTGTTCGGCGCCTTCTCCTCTCACCCCTTCAGAGTCAGCAGCTGCTGCTACGGCACAGGAGAAACGTTCCTGTTCAGCTTCAGCCCTGATTTGAAG GTGTTCCGCTGGAGTGGGGAGAACTCTTACTTTGTGAGGGGCCACTGGGACTCTCTGCAAATAGGAGCGGGAGG GGGGTGCTTTGGCTTGTGGCTGGATGCTGATCTATGCCGCGGTTCCAGCTTCCCTTGCCAAACCTTCAACAACCAGCCTCTCTCCTCCAAAAAAGACTTCACAGTCCAGGACCTGGAAGTGTGGACCTTCAGTTCGAGAGAGATTTGA
- the ncoa7a gene encoding TLD domain-containing protein 2 isoform X3: MRPLPRNTKILFFAKHCTEPYVQIITVHETKQWQSVCSSEEEEPHGDDLEDLLLPELIDRSDLLGEIQCQKLANHLPARTQGNPWRLAYSTAVHGTSLRTLYRYLSSLDSPVLLVIKDMGNQVFGAFSSHPFRVSSCCYGTGETFLFSFSPDLKVFRWSGENSYFVRGHWDSLQIGAGGGCFGLWLDADLCRGSSFPCQTFNNQPLSSKKDFTVQDLEVWTFSSREI; the protein is encoded by the exons ATGAGACCGTTGCCAAGGAACACCAAAATTCTATTTTTTGCCAAACATTGCACGGAGCCCTACGTACAG ATCATCACGGTCCATGAGACAAAGCAGTGGCAGAGTGTATGCAGCTCTGAAGAGGAGGAACCTCACGGGGACGACTTGGAGGACTTGCTTCTTCCAGAGCTGATTGACCGCAGCGACCTGCTGGGTGAAATACAGTGTCAGAAG CTAGCCAATCACCTGCCAGCACGGACTCAGGGGAACCCATGGCGACTGGCCTACAGCACAGCTGTACATGGTACAAGTCTGAGAACACTCTACAGATATCTGTCTTCACTGGACAGCCCTGTACTGCTCGTTATCAAGGACATGGGCAATCAG GTGTTCGGCGCCTTCTCCTCTCACCCCTTCAGAGTCAGCAGCTGCTGCTACGGCACAGGAGAAACGTTCCTGTTCAGCTTCAGCCCTGATTTGAAG GTGTTCCGCTGGAGTGGGGAGAACTCTTACTTTGTGAGGGGCCACTGGGACTCTCTGCAAATAGGAGCGGGAGG GGGGTGCTTTGGCTTGTGGCTGGATGCTGATCTATGCCGCGGTTCCAGCTTCCCTTGCCAAACCTTCAACAACCAGCCTCTCTCCTCCAAAAAAGACTTCACAGTCCAGGACCTGGAAGTGTGGACCTTCAGTTCGAGAGAGATTTGA
- the hint3 gene encoding adenosine 5'-monophosphoramidase HINT3 has translation MATSEGTEVAERSGENNSHGQNDGYDNKCIFCKIINKEVKSDLLYSDEELSCFRDIHPGAPHHYLVVPTKHVGNCKSLQKDHIPLVEKMVELGKTILQNNNVTDLEDIRLGFHWPPFCSVTHLHLHVLAPVSQMGFTSRLIYRPNSMWFITVDQLIQRLNLMSSDPVQ, from the exons ATGGCTACGAGTGAAGGTACGGAGGTCGCAGAAAGAAGCGGAGAAAACAACAGCCACGGTCAAAACGATGGATACGataataaatgcatattttgcaaGATTATCAATAAAGAAGTTAAATCTGATCTGCTGTATTCT GATGAAGAGCTTTCCTGTTTCAGAGACATACACCCTGGCGCGCCACATCATTATCTGGTGGTTCCTACAAAACATGTTGGGAACTGTAAATCCCTGCAGAAAGATCATATTCCCTTAg TGGAGAAGATGGTAGAGTTGGGGAAGACCATCCTGCAGAACAATAATGTAACAGATCTTGAAGATATCAG GCTGGGCTTCCATTGGCCTCCTTTCTGCTCTGTAACTCACCTGCACCTCCACGTACTGgcaccagtcagtcagatgggctTTACGTCACGCCTCATATACAGACCCAACTCCATGTGGTTTATCACG GTTGACCAGCTGATCCAGAGGCTGAACCTCATGAGCAGTGACCCGGTCCAGTGA